The Cronobacter sakazakii genome has a window encoding:
- the yeaG gene encoding protein kinase YeaG translates to MNIFDHYRQRYEAAKDEEFTLQEFLTVCRQDRSAYANAAERLLMAIGEPVMVDTAQEPRLSRLFSNRVVARYPAFEEFYGMEEAIEQIVSYLKHAAQGLEEKKQILYLLGPVGGGKSSLAERLKSLMQRVPIYVLSANGERSPVNDHPLCLFNPQEDAQILEKEYNVPRRYLGTIMSPWAAKRLHEFGGDITKFRVVKVWPSILEQIAIAKTEPGDENNQDISALVGKVDIRKLEHHAQNDPDAYGYSGALCRANQGVMEFVEMFKAPIKVLHPLLTATQEGNYNGTEGISALPFNGIILAHSNESEWVTFRNNKNNEAFLDRVYIVKVPYCLRISEEIKIYEKLLNHSELSHAPCAPGTLETLARFSILSRLKEPENSSIYSKMRVYDGESLKDTDPKAKSYQEYRDYAGVDEGMNGLSTRFAFKILSRVFNFDHTEVAANPVHLFYVLEQQIEREQFPQEQAERYLEFLKGYLIPKYAEFIGKEIQTAYLESYSEYGQNIFDRYVTYADFWIQDQEYRDPDTGQLFDRESLNAELEKIEKPAGISNPKDFRNEIVNFVLRARANNNGRNPNWTSYEKLRTVIEKKMFSNTEELLPVISFNAKTSTDEQKKHDDFVDRMMEKGYTRKQVRLLCEWYLRVRKSS, encoded by the coding sequence ATGAATATATTCGATCACTATCGCCAGCGCTATGAAGCTGCCAAGGACGAAGAGTTCACACTGCAGGAATTTCTTACCGTTTGCCGGCAGGATCGCAGTGCATATGCAAATGCGGCGGAACGGCTATTGATGGCCATCGGTGAGCCAGTGATGGTGGATACTGCCCAGGAGCCACGGCTCTCCCGTCTCTTTTCGAACCGGGTGGTCGCCCGGTATCCGGCGTTTGAAGAGTTTTATGGCATGGAAGAGGCCATTGAGCAGATTGTGTCGTACCTGAAACACGCGGCGCAGGGTCTGGAAGAGAAAAAACAGATCCTCTATCTGCTGGGCCCGGTGGGCGGCGGTAAATCGTCGCTTGCCGAGCGTCTGAAATCGCTGATGCAGCGCGTACCCATTTATGTGCTGAGCGCCAACGGCGAGCGCAGCCCGGTCAACGATCACCCGCTGTGCCTCTTCAACCCGCAGGAAGACGCGCAAATTCTGGAAAAAGAGTACAACGTTCCGCGCCGCTATCTCGGTACCATCATGTCGCCGTGGGCCGCGAAGCGCCTGCATGAGTTTGGCGGTGACATCACCAAATTCCGCGTCGTCAAAGTCTGGCCGTCGATTCTTGAGCAAATCGCTATCGCGAAAACCGAGCCGGGCGATGAAAACAACCAGGATATCTCCGCGCTGGTGGGTAAAGTGGATATCCGTAAGCTTGAGCATCACGCGCAAAACGATCCGGACGCCTACGGCTACTCCGGCGCGCTCTGTCGCGCTAACCAGGGCGTGATGGAATTCGTCGAGATGTTTAAAGCGCCGATTAAAGTGCTGCACCCGCTGCTGACGGCGACCCAGGAAGGCAACTACAACGGGACGGAAGGCATCTCCGCCCTGCCCTTTAACGGCATCATTCTGGCGCACTCCAACGAATCGGAATGGGTCACTTTCAGAAATAACAAAAACAACGAGGCGTTCCTGGACCGTGTCTATATCGTCAAGGTGCCTTACTGCCTGCGTATTTCGGAAGAGATCAAAATCTACGAAAAACTGCTTAACCACAGCGAGCTGTCGCATGCCCCCTGCGCGCCCGGTACGCTCGAAACGCTGGCCCGTTTCTCGATCCTTTCGCGTCTGAAAGAGCCGGAAAACTCCAGTATTTACTCAAAAATGCGTGTTTACGACGGCGAAAGCCTCAAAGACACCGACCCGAAAGCGAAGTCTTATCAGGAGTATCGCGACTACGCGGGCGTAGATGAAGGCATGAACGGGCTCTCCACCCGCTTCGCGTTCAAAATCCTCTCGCGCGTCTTTAACTTCGACCATACCGAAGTGGCGGCGAACCCGGTGCATCTCTTCTATGTGCTGGAGCAGCAGATTGAACGCGAACAGTTCCCGCAGGAGCAGGCCGAGCGCTATCTCGAATTCCTGAAAGGCTATCTGATCCCGAAATACGCTGAATTTATCGGTAAAGAGATCCAGACGGCGTATCTGGAGTCCTACTCCGAATATGGCCAGAACATCTTTGACCGCTACGTCACCTATGCGGATTTCTGGATCCAGGATCAGGAGTACCGCGACCCGGATACCGGTCAGCTGTTTGATCGCGAATCGCTCAACGCGGAACTGGAGAAAATCGAGAAACCGGCGGGCATCAGCAACCCGAAAGATTTCCGCAATGAAATCGTCAACTTCGTGCTGCGCGCCCGAGCCAACAATAATGGCCGCAATCCGAACTGGACCAGCTATGAGAAGCTGCGCACGGTTATCGAGAAGAAAATGTTCTCGAACACCGAGGAGCTGCTGCCGGTTATCTCCTTTAACGCCAAAACGTCTACTGATGAGCAGAAGAAACACGACGATTTTGTCGATCGCATGATGGAAAAAGGCTATACCCGTAAACAGGTGCGTCTGCTTTGCGAATGGTATCTGCGCGTGCGTAAATCGTCCTGA
- a CDS encoding YeaH/YhbH family protein, with protein MTWFIDRRLNGKNKSTVNRQRFLRRYKAQIKQSLSEAINKRSVTDVQSGESVSIPNDDISEPMFHQGRGGLRHRVHPGNDHFVQNDRIERPQGGGGGGGSGQGQASADGEGQDEFVFQISKDEYLDLLFEDLALPNLKKNQHRQLNEYKTHRSGYTSNGVPANISVVRSLQNSLARRTAMTAGKRRALRELEANLEEALRSEPAQLLEEERLRKEIAELRAKIERVPFIDTFDLRYKNFEKRPEPSSQAVMFCLMDVSGSMDQATKDMAKRFYILLYLFLSRTYKNVDVVYIRHHTQAKEVDEHEFFYSQETGGTIVSSALKLMDEVVKARYDPAQWNIYAAQASDGDNWADDSPLCHEILAKKILPVVRYYSYIEITRRAHQTLWREYEDLQAKYENFAMQHIRDQDDIYPVFRELFHKQASENWN; from the coding sequence ATGACCTGGTTCATAGACCGACGTCTCAACGGCAAAAACAAGAGCACGGTAAACCGCCAGCGCTTCTTGCGTCGTTATAAAGCACAGATTAAGCAGTCGCTCTCCGAGGCGATTAACAAGCGTTCGGTGACCGATGTCCAGAGTGGTGAATCCGTCTCCATTCCGAATGACGATATCAGCGAACCGATGTTCCATCAGGGGCGCGGCGGCCTGCGCCATCGCGTGCATCCGGGTAACGATCATTTTGTTCAGAACGACCGCATTGAGCGCCCACAGGGCGGCGGAGGTGGCGGTGGTAGCGGCCAGGGTCAGGCGAGCGCCGACGGCGAGGGCCAGGATGAGTTCGTTTTCCAGATCTCCAAAGATGAATATCTCGATCTCTTGTTTGAAGATCTCGCCCTGCCGAATCTGAAAAAGAATCAGCACCGCCAGTTAAACGAGTATAAAACGCATCGCTCCGGCTACACCTCTAACGGCGTGCCGGCCAATATCAGCGTGGTGCGCTCGCTGCAAAATTCCCTGGCGCGCCGTACGGCGATGACCGCGGGCAAGCGCCGGGCGCTACGCGAGCTGGAAGCGAATCTCGAAGAAGCCCTGAGAAGCGAACCGGCACAACTGCTCGAAGAGGAGCGGTTACGTAAGGAGATTGCCGAACTGCGCGCCAAAATCGAACGCGTGCCGTTTATTGATACTTTCGACCTGCGCTACAAGAACTTCGAAAAGCGCCCGGAGCCTTCAAGCCAGGCGGTCATGTTCTGCCTGATGGATGTCTCCGGCTCGATGGATCAGGCGACAAAAGATATGGCCAAACGCTTTTATATTCTGCTCTATCTGTTCCTGAGCCGAACCTATAAAAACGTCGATGTGGTCTATATCCGCCACCATACGCAGGCGAAAGAAGTGGATGAACATGAGTTTTTCTACTCGCAAGAGACAGGCGGGACCATTGTTTCCAGCGCGCTTAAGCTGATGGATGAGGTGGTGAAAGCGCGCTACGATCCGGCGCAGTGGAATATTTACGCCGCGCAAGCCTCTGATGGCGATAACTGGGCCGATGACTCGCCGCTCTGTCATGAAATTCTGGCTAAGAAAATCCTGCCAGTGGTGCGATATTACAGTTATATCGAAATCACCCGCCGCGCGCACCAGACGCTGTGGCGTGAATATGAAGATTTACAGGCGAAATATGAGAATTTCGCTATGCAGCATATCCGCGATCAGGATGATATCTACCCGGTATTTCGCGAGCTCTTTCATAAGCAGGCCAGTGAAAACTGGAATTAA
- a CDS encoding EAL domain-containing protein, whose amino-acid sequence MVGIIIASLLSVLAVAQIIYWRTEANRIENYTQAVLERSVTLLQQANSLAAREMKMAHYPPCSEADLNSLRTMLWEYQMIKDVGRTGARGIICSALWGHLPVPQPLTATQNIVSRDGARWLLNLPLTDTINVSAWWRNDLLVIFSPFVFTRFENDAKTTHYSAMITNSQRDRRWFTLGPTQALLSATDTSSHYAWYFITKERCNAQYDICVIAGTHPYGLLQARWYTLVLLIALGLALGLLLCTCLALYRKKQTSLTVRLENALKNGDLRVAYQHIYEIETGRMKGMEALLRWHDSNGDAVSPDVFIPLAEKEGMMSKVTEFVTTQAIAETVELLEPYDLTLSINISLNDLFSRHYLNFLTQLTHNTGLASNRIMLEITERENATLAHMEAAISLFKQHGFLIALDDFGTGYSTISWLSRLPIDEVKVDKSITDAIGTPTLNKTLLVNLIEMLKAMPQQVVFEGLEQRLQVDYLQDNFPGCYGQGWWFSRPIDNQALRLLLTMQAK is encoded by the coding sequence ATGGTGGGGATAATCATCGCCAGCCTGTTGTCCGTCCTGGCCGTTGCGCAAATAATATACTGGCGAACAGAAGCAAACCGAATAGAAAACTATACTCAGGCAGTGCTTGAACGCAGCGTCACGCTATTACAGCAGGCAAACTCACTTGCCGCGCGCGAGATGAAAATGGCGCATTATCCCCCCTGCAGCGAGGCCGATCTTAATTCATTGCGCACGATGTTGTGGGAATACCAGATGATCAAAGATGTGGGCCGCACCGGCGCGCGTGGGATTATCTGTTCCGCGCTCTGGGGACATCTTCCTGTTCCACAGCCGCTCACCGCAACGCAAAATATCGTCAGTCGTGACGGTGCCCGCTGGTTATTAAATTTGCCCCTGACAGACACCATTAACGTCAGCGCCTGGTGGCGCAACGATCTGCTGGTAATATTTTCTCCTTTCGTGTTTACCCGCTTTGAAAATGACGCAAAAACGACGCACTACAGCGCGATGATTACCAACTCACAGCGCGACCGCCGCTGGTTTACGCTCGGCCCCACCCAGGCCTTATTATCGGCAACTGATACTTCCTCACATTATGCCTGGTATTTCATCACCAAAGAACGCTGCAATGCGCAATACGATATTTGTGTCATTGCCGGTACGCACCCTTATGGCCTGCTCCAGGCGCGCTGGTATACCCTCGTATTGCTCATCGCGCTCGGCCTGGCGCTCGGATTATTACTCTGCACATGCCTGGCGCTTTATCGCAAAAAACAGACGTCACTTACGGTGCGCCTGGAAAACGCGTTAAAAAACGGCGACCTGCGTGTGGCTTATCAGCACATCTACGAAATTGAAACCGGCCGGATGAAAGGCATGGAGGCGCTGCTGCGCTGGCATGACAGTAATGGCGATGCCGTGTCGCCGGATGTGTTTATCCCGCTTGCGGAAAAAGAAGGGATGATGAGCAAAGTCACCGAATTTGTGACGACGCAAGCCATCGCAGAAACGGTGGAATTGCTGGAACCTTATGATCTGACGCTCAGCATCAATATTAGCCTCAACGATCTCTTCTCCCGTCATTATCTTAATTTTCTCACCCAACTGACGCATAACACCGGCCTTGCGTCGAATCGCATTATGCTGGAAATAACGGAGCGGGAAAACGCAACGCTTGCACATATGGAAGCGGCCATTTCGTTATTTAAACAACACGGATTTTTAATCGCGCTGGATGATTTCGGCACCGGCTATTCGACCATTTCATGGCTTTCACGCCTGCCGATTGATGAAGTCAAGGTCGATAAAAGCATTACCGATGCGATAGGCACGCCAACGCTTAATAAAACGCTGCTGGTCAATTTAATTGAAATGCTGAAAGCGATGCCGCAGCAGGTGGTATTTGAAGGGCTTGAACAGCGACTGCAGGTGGATTATTTGCAGGATAATTTCCCAGGCTGCTACGGCCAAGGCTGGTGGTTCTCGCGCCCCATCGACAACCAGGCGTTGCGCTTATTACTGACGATGCAGGCAAAATAA
- a CDS encoding MipA/OmpV family protein encodes MASAATFAHAEGKLSVGAGAGWVVNPYKQYDRDVYPLPVINYEGDNFWVRGLGAGYYLWNDTADKLSIMAYYSPLHFKPGDSDSRALRRLDERKATLMAGLSYVHNTQYGFLRTSLAADTLDNSNGIVWDLAWLYRYTNGGLTLTPGIGVEWSSENQNDYYYGVSGKESRHSGLNRYDADDGWAPYAELTATYRLSDSWSVYGSGRYTHLSDEAKDSPMVDRSWSALLSTGVTYTF; translated from the coding sequence ATGGCTTCAGCCGCTACCTTTGCGCATGCAGAAGGAAAACTGTCAGTTGGCGCGGGTGCAGGATGGGTAGTCAATCCTTATAAACAGTACGACCGCGATGTTTACCCGCTGCCGGTTATCAACTATGAAGGCGATAATTTCTGGGTGCGCGGTCTGGGTGCCGGATACTACCTGTGGAATGACACCGCCGATAAGCTTTCCATTATGGCGTACTATTCGCCGCTGCACTTTAAGCCAGGCGACAGCGACAGCCGCGCGCTGCGCCGTCTGGATGAGCGCAAAGCAACGCTGATGGCGGGCCTCTCTTACGTGCATAACACGCAGTATGGTTTCCTGCGCACGTCGCTTGCCGCTGATACGCTGGATAACAGCAACGGTATCGTGTGGGATCTCGCGTGGCTCTATCGCTACACCAACGGCGGTCTGACCCTGACGCCGGGCATCGGTGTTGAGTGGAGCAGTGAAAACCAGAACGACTACTACTATGGCGTGAGCGGCAAAGAGTCGCGCCACAGCGGGCTTAACCGCTATGACGCTGACGATGGCTGGGCGCCGTATGCCGAGCTGACCGCCACTTATCGTCTATCTGACAGCTGGAGCGTTTACGGCAGCGGCCGTTACACCCATCTTAGCGACGAAGCGAAAGACAGCCCGATGGTAGACCGTTCCTGGTCTGCGCTGCTGTCTACCGGCGTGACTTACACGTTCTGA